A region from the Deltaproteobacteria bacterium genome encodes:
- a CDS encoding PEGA domain-containing protein, producing the protein MPGRAHLFQPMGPLSPDGRTHIGVEMQGSGQPALPVVMVWVPERIWSKPEKLKELEEQTESAVRLNHPNVIRVRGLEKLDDGWARIVEFADADSLRKMLEAGRGRVDMLWPAIAAAIVADACLGVHHAHETGEAKDPKRPQLHGGIRPDVLLVNYKGLTKVTGYGAAAFAPEGKDLARDAYTAPEQVLGGREAMTRQTDIYQLGAVLYEALTGVPPFTAEEGLLEQLILTKMPGAHRLADQPELGEIALKAMSKKASDRYATAQEMADALVGCKASPPVSHDVVARWANILIPPTHPEREQRRELIKEAIESTGATEIPADLKAAIDALPPEEQLSVTAPPPPIPPPFTIAEPPAKPPPPVAEVAPTAPPPPAALAPTAPSIPAASPAPAPAPAAPAPPPAEAPKPAWTMPSNRPPEVSIPPPDHSRRNLGIGVGIAVAITAWFWFVRSTQGPTPVEEAVRRANELAAARDAGTPSADAGATAVAGAANEAGAGVDAGATASAATTDAGQAAVANAVVDAGSPTSAAPEKLVLEVETDPPMKIKIDGDPVGSGTVHASLTPGRHRVEAADKALHIFAAREVTLKENHQQEKITVGKAQLAFDVPAGSTVTVDGKVVGTAPLQPVELYAGTHEAIVEYNEAKTVQKVPITADFNVTLTVHAN; encoded by the coding sequence ATGCCTGGACGCGCTCACCTCTTCCAGCCGATGGGGCCGCTGTCGCCCGACGGCCGCACCCACATCGGCGTCGAGATGCAGGGCTCCGGTCAGCCCGCGCTGCCGGTGGTGATGGTCTGGGTTCCGGAGCGCATCTGGTCGAAGCCCGAGAAGCTGAAGGAGCTCGAGGAGCAAACAGAATCTGCGGTCCGGCTGAACCACCCGAACGTGATTCGCGTGCGCGGGCTGGAGAAGCTGGATGACGGCTGGGCGCGCATCGTGGAGTTCGCCGACGCCGACAGCCTGCGCAAGATGCTCGAGGCCGGCCGCGGCCGGGTGGACATGCTCTGGCCGGCGATCGCCGCGGCCATCGTCGCCGATGCGTGCCTGGGCGTGCACCACGCGCACGAGACCGGCGAGGCCAAGGATCCCAAGCGCCCGCAGCTGCACGGCGGCATCCGGCCGGACGTGCTGCTGGTGAACTACAAGGGCCTCACCAAGGTGACGGGCTACGGCGCGGCGGCCTTCGCGCCCGAGGGCAAGGACCTCGCGCGCGACGCGTACACGGCCCCGGAACAGGTGCTCGGCGGCCGCGAGGCGATGACGCGCCAGACCGACATCTACCAGCTCGGCGCCGTGCTCTACGAAGCGCTCACGGGCGTGCCGCCGTTCACGGCGGAAGAGGGCCTGCTCGAGCAGCTCATCCTCACCAAGATGCCAGGCGCGCACCGGCTCGCGGACCAGCCGGAGCTGGGTGAGATTGCGCTCAAGGCGATGTCGAAGAAGGCGTCGGACCGGTACGCGACCGCGCAGGAGATGGCCGACGCGCTGGTGGGCTGCAAGGCGAGCCCGCCGGTGTCGCACGACGTGGTGGCGCGCTGGGCGAACATCCTCATTCCGCCGACGCACCCCGAGCGCGAGCAGCGTCGCGAGCTCATCAAGGAAGCGATCGAGTCGACGGGCGCCACGGAGATCCCCGCGGACTTGAAGGCCGCCATCGACGCGCTGCCGCCCGAGGAGCAGCTCTCGGTCACCGCGCCGCCCCCGCCGATCCCGCCGCCGTTCACGATCGCCGAGCCACCCGCGAAGCCGCCGCCGCCCGTGGCCGAGGTCGCGCCGACCGCGCCGCCTCCGCCTGCAGCGCTCGCTCCCACCGCGCCGTCGATTCCTGCGGCTTCGCCTGCACCCGCGCCCGCGCCCGCTGCACCGGCACCCCCGCCCGCCGAGGCGCCGAAGCCTGCTTGGACGATGCCGAGCAATCGGCCGCCCGAGGTGAGCATTCCGCCGCCGGATCACTCCCGGCGGAACCTGGGCATTGGCGTGGGCATCGCGGTGGCGATCACGGCGTGGTTCTGGTTCGTGCGCTCGACGCAGGGGCCGACGCCCGTGGAAGAAGCGGTTCGTCGCGCGAATGAGCTCGCGGCGGCGCGTGATGCCGGGACGCCTTCTGCCGATGCCGGTGCGACGGCCGTTGCCGGAGCCGCGAACGAAGCTGGCGCCGGTGTCGATGCCGGCGCGACCGCTTCGGCCGCGACCACGGATGCGGGCCAGGCTGCGGTCGCGAACGCGGTGGTCGATGCGGGTTCGCCGACGTCGGCTGCGCCGGAGAAGCTGGTGCTCGAGGTGGAGACCGATCCGCCGATGAAGATCAAGATCGACGGCGACCCGGTCGGTTCGGGCACGGTGCACGCGAGCCTCACGCCGGGTCGGCATCGCGTGGAGGCGGCGGACAAGGCGCTGCACATCTTCGCGGCGCGCGAGGTGACGCTGAAGGAGAACCACCAGCAGGAGAAGATCACGGTGGGCAAGGCGCAGCTCGCGTTCGACGTGCCGGCCGGCTCGACGGTGACCGTGGACGGCAAGGTGGTTGGCACCGCGCCGCTTCAGCCCGTGGAGCTCTACGCGGGCACGCACGAGGCGATCGTCGAGTACAACGAGGCGAAGACCGTGCAGAAGGTGCCGATTACGGCGGACTTCAATGTGACGCTGACGGTGCACGCGAACTAG
- a CDS encoding VCBS repeat-containing protein — protein sequence MLSCLAPCSDSSTCQPGFTCQPPPQGGTTSGPFVPTCEPCQTFICSGQCIDPGDRNNCGACGNTCGAFESCDDGRCTCHAPNVCGFACTCATNQTLCGDACVDLDVDPLHCGACGMSCDGGACVSGTCAAPPDAGSSQDAGTWFGPATQIGAAWEYVRLAIADIDGDGVPDVVASQSPDAGFVVFLGHGDGTFSAGQATQAPFADGLVVADFTGDGVPDVVTGAAYSASSLFTGFGDGGFGPPVTLAATGQPMAVADFDGDGRRDVLLADQFDSRILPGIAGGFGPPRDGPAGTYTTNDLAWTGALVGDFDGDGRADVLSAEQPVYFTQPTVDYASFGFVDGGFSDWSAVYDAFLGASGDLDGDGLADLVLFSSSDVVDACATHSLVTFLATPGRTFQLQSVLSLPGYPEHAVLADFNSDGKLDLALILQLGNTLDSEVVLLFGDGTGGFVLQPGVYPLGQLATDLQAADLNGDGKLDLVYFTALNPSGVGVLLAR from the coding sequence ATGCTCAGCTGCCTCGCGCCTTGCAGCGACTCGAGCACGTGCCAGCCCGGCTTCACCTGCCAGCCGCCGCCGCAGGGCGGAACGACGAGCGGGCCGTTCGTGCCTACCTGCGAGCCCTGCCAGACGTTCATTTGCAGCGGCCAGTGCATCGATCCTGGTGACCGCAACAACTGTGGTGCATGCGGGAACACGTGCGGCGCCTTTGAGTCGTGCGACGACGGCCGCTGCACCTGCCACGCCCCGAACGTCTGCGGCTTCGCGTGCACCTGCGCGACCAACCAGACGCTCTGCGGCGACGCCTGCGTGGACCTTGACGTCGATCCGCTCCACTGCGGCGCGTGCGGCATGTCGTGCGACGGCGGCGCGTGCGTGTCGGGCACTTGCGCGGCGCCGCCTGACGCAGGTTCGAGCCAGGACGCCGGAACGTGGTTCGGCCCCGCGACGCAGATTGGTGCTGCGTGGGAGTACGTCAGGCTGGCCATCGCGGATATCGACGGCGACGGCGTGCCCGACGTCGTCGCGAGCCAGTCGCCGGACGCAGGCTTCGTGGTGTTCCTCGGCCACGGCGATGGCACGTTCAGCGCGGGGCAGGCGACGCAGGCGCCGTTCGCAGATGGCCTCGTGGTCGCGGACTTCACCGGCGACGGCGTGCCCGACGTGGTGACTGGCGCGGCCTACAGCGCGTCGTCGCTGTTCACTGGATTCGGCGACGGCGGCTTCGGACCGCCCGTGACGTTGGCTGCGACGGGTCAGCCCATGGCGGTCGCCGACTTCGACGGCGACGGCCGACGCGACGTGCTGCTCGCTGACCAATTCGACAGCCGCATCCTGCCTGGCATCGCGGGTGGGTTCGGGCCGCCGCGGGACGGCCCGGCAGGGACGTACACCACGAATGACCTGGCGTGGACCGGAGCGCTCGTTGGGGACTTCGACGGCGACGGCCGCGCGGACGTGCTCTCGGCGGAGCAGCCGGTCTACTTCACGCAGCCGACGGTGGACTACGCATCATTCGGCTTCGTCGATGGCGGCTTCAGCGATTGGTCTGCGGTCTATGACGCCTTCCTCGGCGCTTCGGGCGATCTCGACGGCGACGGCCTGGCCGATCTGGTGCTCTTCAGCTCCAGCGACGTCGTCGACGCCTGCGCTACGCACTCGCTGGTGACCTTCCTGGCGACGCCGGGTCGCACGTTTCAACTGCAGAGCGTGCTCTCGCTGCCCGGCTACCCGGAGCACGCGGTGCTCGCCGACTTCAACAGCGACGGGAAGCTCGATCTGGCCTTGATTCTCCAGCTCGGGAACACGCTGGATTCGGAAGTGGTGCTTCTCTTCGGCGATGGGACCGGCGGCTTTGTGCTGCAGCCCGGCGTGTACCCGCTCGGCCAGCTCGCGACCGATCTCCAGGCCGCGGATCTCAACGGCGATGGCAAGCTCGATCTCGTCTACTTCACGGCGCTGAATCCGTCGGGCGTGGGCGTGCTGCTCGCGCGGTGA
- a CDS encoding Hsp70 family protein: MTTASGKPIIGIDLGTTFSLVAVVRDGKPQVLPNAVGEKLTPSVVALDERNEILVGEAARAIGVIAPERAQALFKRDMGTNQVRKLGDRTFKPQELSALVLRALKHDAEVALGTTIDEAVVTVPAYFGDAQRQATKDAGEIAGLRVERIINEPTAAALAYGLASRNREFRAAVLDLGGGTFDVTILEIIEGVIEIQASAGDARLGGADFDEALTAYVASRLDLDRAFIGPVGWARLREACDLAKRRLSFSLSVPVSLAGLVMADGTRRDVELELTRADAEMTWRGLLDRIRAPVLQALSDAEVDASKIDEVLLVGGATRMPCVADVAATLFRKLPLRHLPPDEAVALGAAVQAALKSGDSALDDLVVTDIAPFSLGVEASTSFNNRMVTGVFSPILERGTVIPASRVERYATAHDFQRKIVLGVYQGEHAMCEANTKLGEYTIDGIPPAPARSQSIDVRFTYDLNGILEVEVSLVGSNRKEVFVIEQRPGKMTPEQVAQARAAMAALKLHPRDALPNTTALARADALHMVITGPRRADLATAIAAFRAALEAQRQDDIERARAGLNRLVEVLRQ, translated from the coding sequence ATGACCACCGCGTCGGGCAAGCCGATCATCGGGATCGATCTCGGGACCACGTTCTCGCTCGTGGCCGTGGTGCGCGACGGCAAGCCGCAGGTGTTGCCCAACGCCGTGGGCGAGAAGCTCACGCCCAGCGTGGTTGCGCTGGACGAGCGCAACGAGATCCTCGTGGGCGAGGCCGCGCGCGCGATCGGCGTGATCGCACCCGAGCGCGCCCAGGCGCTCTTCAAGCGCGACATGGGCACCAACCAGGTGCGCAAGCTCGGCGATCGCACGTTCAAGCCGCAGGAGCTGTCGGCGCTGGTGCTGCGCGCGCTGAAGCACGACGCCGAAGTCGCGCTGGGCACGACCATCGACGAAGCGGTGGTCACGGTGCCCGCGTACTTTGGCGACGCTCAGCGGCAGGCCACCAAGGATGCCGGTGAGATCGCCGGGCTCAGGGTCGAGCGAATCATCAATGAGCCCACCGCCGCCGCGCTGGCGTACGGGCTCGCCTCTCGCAACCGCGAGTTCCGAGCCGCAGTGCTGGACCTGGGCGGTGGCACGTTCGACGTGACCATCCTGGAGATCATCGAAGGGGTGATCGAGATCCAGGCTTCGGCAGGTGATGCGCGGCTCGGCGGCGCCGACTTCGACGAGGCGCTGACCGCCTACGTTGCCTCGCGGCTCGACCTCGATCGCGCGTTCATCGGGCCGGTGGGCTGGGCGCGCCTTCGCGAGGCCTGCGACCTGGCGAAGCGGCGGCTGTCGTTTTCACTCAGTGTGCCGGTGAGCCTGGCGGGGCTGGTGATGGCCGACGGCACCCGGCGCGACGTCGAGCTCGAGCTCACGCGGGCAGACGCCGAGATGACCTGGCGCGGCCTCCTCGACCGGATCCGCGCGCCCGTGCTTCAGGCGCTTTCGGACGCGGAGGTCGACGCCTCCAAGATCGACGAGGTCCTGCTGGTGGGCGGCGCGACGCGCATGCCCTGCGTCGCCGACGTTGCCGCGACCTTGTTTCGAAAGCTCCCGCTCCGGCACCTTCCGCCGGATGAAGCGGTGGCGCTCGGTGCCGCGGTCCAGGCCGCGCTCAAGTCGGGAGATTCCGCGCTGGACGACCTCGTGGTGACGGACATCGCGCCGTTCTCGCTTGGCGTGGAGGCCTCGACGTCGTTCAACAATCGGATGGTCACCGGCGTATTCAGCCCGATTCTCGAGCGCGGCACGGTGATTCCGGCAAGCCGCGTCGAGCGCTACGCCACCGCCCATGACTTCCAGCGCAAGATCGTCCTCGGCGTCTACCAGGGCGAGCACGCGATGTGCGAAGCGAACACCAAGCTCGGCGAGTACACCATCGACGGCATCCCGCCCGCGCCCGCTCGCAGCCAGTCGATCGACGTGCGGTTTACCTACGACTTGAACGGAATCCTCGAGGTCGAGGTGTCGCTGGTGGGCAGTAACCGGAAGGAGGTCTTCGTCATCGAGCAGCGGCCGGGAAAGATGACGCCGGAGCAGGTCGCTCAGGCGCGCGCGGCCATGGCTGCGCTCAAGCTCCACCCGCGCGACGCTCTGCCCAACACCACGGCGCTCGCGCGTGCGGACGCGCTGCACATGGTCATCACCGGGCCGCGTCGCGCAGATCTCGCCACCGCGATCGCCGCGTTCCGGGCCGCGCTCGAAGCCCAACGGCAAGACGACATCGAGC
- a CDS encoding J domain-containing protein, with protein sequence MTRDEALGELGLDASADRDTIRRSYLRLIKTRSPEKDPTGFGKLRVAYDTLRALADGRPPPSTEAEPAPATEASKAPEGAAQDRLESFRREFAALAGDVGPDVPIGIARRAVEAAPDALEARTWLVQALVAAKKEDEAIAALRDAYLQGHAEAMTRLANQFPQALTVKELQLLGPVWTPQELWNLAMFYRSVDPVREGVAGELTLEAAISRGTPPPQPELVLMLLMDLLAKDQLETARRALDFYQAWVDKEGLESGLRETRTGSVWPVLRELAALSDEFPRELRALIARYWMGDRPKVVLELGAWLDAHADQVVGLEAKLAEKKVIYGVMANVLAQFRDPRTKRVKEQAKQQRKQELPGRLRAGFTVIGIAVALAALAAWQLPSGPEERARLASEAQRASLAACHAMGASKQKSGCNALDGFVASAMGDSCPGDWEQAWHVEKVLDTYLPTGPETVLASSNGRARDAYLTALRALCANRTPK encoded by the coding sequence GTGACTCGGGACGAAGCACTCGGCGAGCTGGGCCTCGACGCCTCCGCGGATCGCGACACCATTCGCCGCTCGTACCTCCGGCTCATCAAGACCCGAAGCCCGGAGAAGGATCCGACGGGCTTCGGGAAGCTGCGCGTGGCCTACGACACCCTCCGGGCGCTCGCGGACGGGCGCCCGCCGCCCTCGACCGAGGCCGAACCTGCGCCTGCGACAGAAGCTTCGAAGGCACCCGAGGGCGCGGCGCAGGATCGGCTGGAGTCGTTCCGTCGCGAGTTCGCAGCGCTCGCTGGCGATGTGGGCCCGGACGTGCCCATCGGGATTGCTCGCCGCGCCGTCGAAGCTGCGCCCGACGCACTCGAGGCGCGCACCTGGCTCGTCCAAGCGCTGGTGGCCGCGAAGAAGGAAGACGAAGCCATCGCCGCCCTGCGCGACGCTTACCTTCAAGGACACGCCGAGGCCATGACGCGCCTCGCGAACCAATTCCCGCAGGCGCTGACGGTGAAGGAGCTCCAACTCCTGGGCCCGGTCTGGACGCCCCAGGAGCTCTGGAACCTGGCCATGTTCTATCGGTCGGTGGATCCGGTGCGGGAAGGCGTCGCAGGAGAGCTCACGCTCGAGGCTGCCATCTCGCGAGGGACTCCGCCGCCACAGCCCGAGCTCGTGTTGATGCTGCTCATGGACCTGCTCGCCAAGGACCAGCTCGAGACCGCTCGACGCGCGCTCGATTTCTACCAGGCGTGGGTGGACAAGGAAGGGCTCGAGTCCGGCTTACGGGAGACGAGGACGGGGAGCGTGTGGCCGGTTTTGCGCGAGCTCGCCGCACTCTCGGACGAGTTCCCGCGCGAGCTTCGCGCGCTCATTGCGCGCTATTGGATGGGCGACCGGCCGAAGGTGGTCCTCGAGCTCGGTGCCTGGCTCGACGCCCACGCCGATCAGGTCGTCGGCCTGGAGGCCAAGCTCGCCGAGAAGAAGGTCATCTATGGCGTGATGGCCAACGTGCTCGCCCAGTTCCGCGACCCGCGCACGAAGCGCGTGAAGGAACAGGCCAAGCAGCAACGCAAGCAGGAGCTGCCCGGGCGCCTGCGCGCGGGGTTCACGGTCATCGGGATTGCCGTGGCGCTGGCTGCTTTGGCTGCGTGGCAGCTCCCCAGCGGGCCCGAGGAGCGCGCGCGCCTGGCGAGCGAGGCGCAGCGGGCGAGCCTCGCGGCGTGTCACGCCATGGGCGCCAGCAAGCAGAAGAGCGGCTGCAATGCGCTCGACGGCTTCGTGGCCAGCGCCATGGGTGACTCCTGCCCTGGCGACTGGGAGCAGGCGTGGCACGTTGAGAAGGTGCTCGACACCTACCTCCCAACCGGGCCTGAAACCGTCTTGGCATCATCGAACGGCCGCGCGCGGGATGCGTACCTGACCGCCCTGAGGGCGCTCTGCGCCAATCGGACTCCAAAATGA
- a CDS encoding VCBS repeat-containing protein: MARVWVLGLVAVAGCHAAPQQSSSSSGGIVGTATTGGSSTSATTGQGTTTGTIGCQGCGCMPCGCTTGCGDTTTTGTTGVNCACPQQACNGSCADFRTDPQNCGGCVCGPFQTCQGGQCVCTTVGDACGNACACEVGQTACGDHCADVSRDHDNCGSCGHACAANEFCSGGTCGGASGPATRVFDLGEFAVPDSFVAPNGGTGVLTGLALADANLDGIPDIVTGFNFQGFGFYEIFFRQVDGSYRGDSAASTRAADAMAVGALDLSGLPSFVAADLATNSILVCPPYAADGFICGNNPIALGTSPGAVRLADFNGDGLADILLEGIDSGAAPGFELDVLLNLGNGQFSAPIVTANTPELASFDQGQDGAIGDFNGDGLADVAARDQLFLGNGDGTFRAPIDIGPGFATSAADLDGDGLLDLVQVGGATPDGGCALTQLTVRKGFGDGGFGAPEVYALPLVPQLAVAGRFTGGAHPDLAVVSAGTLGATLDRVFLLRNDGTGRFTLDVQSYDLGKAGHPQQAAVGDLNGDGLDDLAISQPNTGSVSLLVTR, encoded by the coding sequence ATGGCGCGCGTGTGGGTGTTGGGCTTGGTGGCGGTCGCCGGCTGTCACGCCGCACCGCAGCAGTCGAGCTCAAGCAGCGGCGGCATCGTGGGCACGGCCACGACCGGCGGTAGCTCGACCTCCGCCACCACCGGACAAGGCACGACCACCGGCACGATCGGCTGCCAGGGGTGCGGCTGCATGCCTTGTGGTTGCACCACCGGGTGTGGCGACACCACCACCACCGGCACGACCGGGGTCAATTGCGCGTGTCCTCAGCAGGCATGTAACGGCTCGTGCGCGGACTTCCGGACCGACCCCCAGAACTGTGGCGGTTGCGTCTGCGGGCCCTTCCAGACCTGCCAGGGCGGCCAATGCGTGTGCACCACGGTCGGCGACGCCTGCGGAAATGCGTGCGCGTGCGAAGTGGGGCAGACCGCGTGTGGCGATCACTGCGCCGATGTGTCGCGCGACCACGACAACTGCGGGAGCTGCGGCCACGCCTGCGCGGCCAATGAGTTCTGCTCGGGCGGAACGTGCGGGGGAGCATCGGGACCGGCCACGCGGGTGTTCGACCTGGGCGAGTTCGCTGTTCCCGACAGCTTCGTCGCGCCCAACGGAGGCACGGGCGTGCTCACCGGCCTCGCTCTCGCCGACGCCAACCTCGATGGCATCCCGGACATCGTCACCGGCTTCAACTTCCAGGGCTTCGGCTTCTACGAGATCTTCTTCCGCCAGGTCGACGGCTCGTACCGCGGGGACTCGGCCGCCTCCACCCGGGCCGCCGACGCGATGGCCGTTGGCGCCCTCGATCTCAGCGGACTGCCCTCCTTCGTGGCCGCGGACCTCGCGACCAACTCGATCCTCGTCTGTCCGCCCTACGCAGCCGACGGCTTCATCTGCGGAAACAACCCCATCGCGCTCGGCACCTCGCCCGGAGCAGTGCGCCTCGCCGACTTCAACGGCGACGGCCTCGCCGACATTCTCCTCGAGGGCATCGACTCTGGCGCTGCCCCCGGCTTCGAGCTCGACGTGCTGCTCAACCTGGGCAACGGACAGTTCAGCGCGCCCATCGTGACCGCGAACACACCCGAGCTCGCCAGCTTCGACCAGGGCCAGGACGGTGCCATCGGCGACTTCAACGGCGACGGGCTCGCCGATGTGGCGGCACGCGACCAGCTCTTCCTCGGCAACGGCGACGGCACCTTCCGCGCGCCTATCGACATCGGACCCGGCTTCGCCACCAGCGCAGCCGACCTCGACGGCGACGGTCTGCTGGATCTGGTGCAGGTGGGTGGGGCCACGCCCGATGGCGGGTGCGCGCTCACGCAGCTCACCGTGCGCAAGGGCTTCGGCGATGGCGGCTTCGGCGCGCCGGAGGTGTACGCGCTCCCGTTGGTGCCGCAGCTCGCGGTCGCGGGTCGCTTCACCGGGGGCGCGCATCCCGACCTCGCCGTCGTCAGCGCTGGAACGCTGGGCGCCACCCTCGACCGGGTCTTTCTCCTGCGAAACGACGGGACCGGTCGGTTCACCCTCGACGTGCAGAGCTACGACCTCGGCAAGGCTGGCCATCCCCAGCAGGCGGCCGTGGGCGATCTCAACGGCGACGGGCTCGACGACCTGGCTATTTCGCAACCGAACACGGGCTCGGTCTCTCTGCTCGTCACGCGCTGA
- a CDS encoding transglycosylase domain-containing protein, which produces MLAFEALYHYALTKVPVLPEPPPAEGTPFIREALWAVEGSRGDHVAALWAWNFWNGFPPRWEGNRYAVSTAARTYVIRFVPHHGKLNWHFQCGATEVWLSRHATADDLKRELAAWGFFGRSAFGIDAAAHAWFCKSSSELSLQQIALLLGTRQSPRHMEDPDWRNSQVRIVLRKLVDAGLVTEEEAHAAASAPLDVFQNDSEPPDPDE; this is translated from the coding sequence GTGCTCGCGTTCGAGGCGCTGTACCACTACGCGCTGACGAAGGTGCCGGTGCTGCCCGAGCCGCCGCCGGCGGAAGGCACGCCGTTCATTCGCGAGGCGCTGTGGGCCGTCGAGGGCTCTCGGGGCGACCACGTCGCCGCACTCTGGGCGTGGAACTTCTGGAACGGGTTCCCGCCGCGCTGGGAAGGCAATCGCTACGCGGTTTCGACTGCGGCGAGGACGTATGTGATCAGGTTCGTGCCGCACCACGGCAAGCTCAACTGGCACTTTCAATGCGGCGCCACCGAGGTGTGGCTGTCGCGACACGCGACCGCGGACGATTTGAAGCGCGAGCTCGCGGCATGGGGCTTTTTCGGCCGCAGTGCATTCGGAATCGACGCGGCCGCGCACGCATGGTTCTGCAAGAGTTCGAGCGAGCTCTCTCTCCAGCAGATCGCGCTGCTCCTCGGCACGCGACAGAGTCCGAGGCATATGGAGGATCCCGATTGGCGGAACTCTCAGGTCCGCATCGTCTTGCGCAAGCTCGTCGACGCAGGCCTGGTGACAGAAGAAGAAGCCCACGCCGCGGCGAGCGCGCCTCTCGACGTCTTCCAGAATGATTCGGAGCCGCCTGACCCGGACGAGTAG